From one Lycium barbarum isolate Lr01 chromosome 6, ASM1917538v2, whole genome shotgun sequence genomic stretch:
- the LOC132644786 gene encoding uncharacterized protein LOC132644786 isoform X3, with translation MAVAPLNPFFSEEFLGKVIEVSFMKKIHGHSCSENSGAFTAPYNVFFVSILFCAGSGIIQERECRVTLEPDDDIDARFSCLPEDNEKEEGLKDNGSGFDGSSSVKGSDDDEDDRDSNPIASCETDKLNANSGFNSAAPCKSG, from the exons ATGGCAGTGGCTCCTCTCAACCCCTTCTTCTCTGAGGAATTTCTGGGCAAG GTGATCGAGGTATCCTTCATGAAAAAAATTCATGGTCATTCATGTTCAGAAAATTCAGGTGCTTTCACTGCTCCATATAATGT ATTTTTCGTTTCAATCCTCTTCTGCGCTGGGTCTGGCATTATTCAG GAAAGGGAATGTAGAGTTACCCTCGAACCTGATGACGATATTGATGCAAGATTTTCCTGCTTGCCTGAAGATAATGAAAAG GAAGAGGGTCTAAAGGACAATGGCAGTGGATTTGATGGATCTAGCTCTGTCAAG GGTTcagatgatgatgaggatgatagAGACTCCAACCCAATCGCTTCATGTGAGACCGATAAACTAAACGCCAATTCTGGTTTCAACTCTGCAGCGCCTTGCAAATCTG GTTGA
- the LOC132644786 gene encoding uncharacterized protein LOC132644786 isoform X2: MLVMDGVLICFWSQLSISGDRGILHEKNSWSFMFRKFRFFVSILFCAGSGIIQERECRVTLEPDDDIDARFSCLPEDNEKEEGLKDNGSGFDGSSSVKGSDDDEDDRDSNPIASCETDKLNANSGFNSAAPCKSGMFSFLGIISETSLQVWLRFTELSRGLRYYAYLPYFHFFVTILLTYILLI; the protein is encoded by the exons ATGCTTGTTATGGACGGGGTTCTAATTTGTTTCTGGTCTCAGCTCTCAATTTCAG GTGATCGAGGTATCCTTCATGAAAAAAATTCATGGTCATTCATGTTCAGAAAATTCAG ATTTTTCGTTTCAATCCTCTTCTGCGCTGGGTCTGGCATTATTCAG GAAAGGGAATGTAGAGTTACCCTCGAACCTGATGACGATATTGATGCAAGATTTTCCTGCTTGCCTGAAGATAATGAAAAG GAAGAGGGTCTAAAGGACAATGGCAGTGGATTTGATGGATCTAGCTCTGTCAAG GGTTcagatgatgatgaggatgatagAGACTCCAACCCAATCGCTTCATGTGAGACCGATAAACTAAACGCCAATTCTGGTTTCAACTCTGCAGCGCCTTGCAAATCTGGTATGTTTTCTTTTTTAGggataatttcagagacctcccTCCAGGTTTGGCTTCGTTTCACTGAGCTCTCTCGTGGTTTACGATATTACGCTTATCTcccttattttcatttttttgtaacaattcttttaacctatatattattaatataa
- the LOC132644786 gene encoding uncharacterized protein LOC132644786 isoform X1, with protein sequence MAVAPLNPFFSEEFLGKVIEVSFMKKIHGHSCSENSGAFTAPYNVFFVSILFCAGSGIIQERECRVTLEPDDDIDARFSCLPEDNEKEEGLKDNGSGFDGSSSVKGSDDDEDDRDSNPIASCETDKLNANSGFNSAAPCKSGMFSFLGIISETSLQVWLRFTELSRGLRYYAYLPYFHFFVTILLTYILLI encoded by the exons ATGGCAGTGGCTCCTCTCAACCCCTTCTTCTCTGAGGAATTTCTGGGCAAG GTGATCGAGGTATCCTTCATGAAAAAAATTCATGGTCATTCATGTTCAGAAAATTCAGGTGCTTTCACTGCTCCATATAATGT ATTTTTCGTTTCAATCCTCTTCTGCGCTGGGTCTGGCATTATTCAG GAAAGGGAATGTAGAGTTACCCTCGAACCTGATGACGATATTGATGCAAGATTTTCCTGCTTGCCTGAAGATAATGAAAAG GAAGAGGGTCTAAAGGACAATGGCAGTGGATTTGATGGATCTAGCTCTGTCAAG GGTTcagatgatgatgaggatgatagAGACTCCAACCCAATCGCTTCATGTGAGACCGATAAACTAAACGCCAATTCTGGTTTCAACTCTGCAGCGCCTTGCAAATCTGGTATGTTTTCTTTTTTAGggataatttcagagacctcccTCCAGGTTTGGCTTCGTTTCACTGAGCTCTCTCGTGGTTTACGATATTACGCTTATCTcccttattttcatttttttgtaacaattcttttaacctatatattattaatataa
- the LOC132644786 gene encoding uncharacterized protein LOC132644786 isoform X4 yields MAVAPLNPFFSEEFLGKVIEVSFMKKIHGHSCSENSGAFTAPYNVFFVSILFCAGSGIIQERECRVTLEPDDDIDARFSCLPEDNEKIFEEVDGTCRLQVFGISIESVFLQCLHILRDRTKED; encoded by the exons ATGGCAGTGGCTCCTCTCAACCCCTTCTTCTCTGAGGAATTTCTGGGCAAG GTGATCGAGGTATCCTTCATGAAAAAAATTCATGGTCATTCATGTTCAGAAAATTCAGGTGCTTTCACTGCTCCATATAATGT ATTTTTCGTTTCAATCCTCTTCTGCGCTGGGTCTGGCATTATTCAG GAAAGGGAATGTAGAGTTACCCTCGAACCTGATGACGATATTGATGCAAGATTTTCCTGCTTGCCTGAAGATAATGAAAAG ATATTTGAAGAAGTGGATGGTACCTGCCGGTTACAAGTTTTCGGAATTTCAATAGAATCTGTGTTTCTTCAGTGTTTGCACATTTTGAGAGATCGAACTAAAGAGGATTAG